Genomic window (Pseudomonas sp. L5B5):
GATCACCCGCAGCAGCAAGGCGTCACGGGCTGCACCCGGCAGCTGGGCCGCCTCGGGCAAGTCCTGCAGGTTGAAGAACACACCCTTGCTGGTGCCGCCCCGCATGTAGGTGGCGGGAATCTTGATTTGCGCTACGAATGCCATGAATTTCAGGTCCTGATAAAGACCGGGGGCGGTGCCTTGCGGCCCGCCCCCGGTGCGTCGCTTAAACGGCTACAGCCGATTCCAGGAAGTCCTGGGCGAAGCGTTGCAGCACGCCGCCCGCCTCATAGATCAACACCTCTTCGGCGGTGTCGAGGCGGCAGGTCACCGGCACCTCGAGCCGCTCGCCATTGCGGCGGTTGATCACCAGGGTCAGTTGCGCCCGAGGCGTACGCGCGCCGATCACGTCGTAGGTTTCGGTGCCGTCCAGGCCCAGGGTCTTGCGGTCGGTGCCCGCCAGGAACTCCAGCGGCAGCACGCCCATGCCCACCAGGTTGGTGCGATGGATGCGCTCGAAGCCTTCGGCGACGATGGCTTCCACGCCCGCCAGACGTACGCCCTTGGCCGCCCAGTCGCGGGACGAGCCCTGGCCGTAGTCGGCACCGGCGACGATGATCAGTGGCTGCTTGCGCTCCATGTAGGTTTCGATGGCTTCCCACATCCGCGTCACTTTGCCTTCCGGCTCGATCCGCGCCAGGGAACCCTGCTTGACCTTGCCGTCTTCCTGGACCATTTCGTTGAACAGTTTCGGGTTGGCGAAGGTCGCGCGCTGAGCGGTCAGGTGGTCGCCACGGTGGGTCGCGTAGGAGTTGAAGTCCTCTTCCGGCAGGCCCATTTTCGCCAGGTACTCACCCGCCGCACTGCCCGCCATGATGGCGTTGGACGGCGACAGGTGATCGGTGGTGATGTTGTCCGGCAGCACCGCCAGCGGGCGCATTCCGGTGAGACTGCGCTCGCCGGCCAGGGCCCCTTCCCAGTAGGGAGGGCGACGGATGTAGGTGCTCTGCGGGCGCCACTCGTACAGCGGCTCGACTTTCGGACCGGTGTCTTCGTGGATGGCGAACATCGGGATGTAGACCTTGCGGAACTGCTCTGGCTTGACCGCCGCCTTGACCACCGCGTCGATTTCTTCATCGCTCGGCCAGATGTCCTTGAGGCGGATTTCGGAGCCGTTGGCGTCCAGGCCCAGCACGTCCTTCTCGATATCGAAGCGGATGGTCCCGGCAATGGCGTAGGCCACCACCAGCGGCGGCGAAGCCAGGAACGCCTGCTTGGCGTAAGGGTGGATACGCCCGTCGAAGTTGCGGTTGCCCGAGAGCACGGCGGTGGCGTACAGGTCGCGGTCGATGATTTCCTTCTGGATCACCGGGTCCAGGGCGCCGGACATGCCGTTGCACGTGGTGCAGGCAAAGGCCACCACGCCAAAGCCCAGTTGCTCCAACTCATGCCCCAGGCCGGCCTCTTCCAGGTACATGGCCACGGTTTTCGAACCCGGGGCCAGGGACGACTTGACCCATGGCTTGCGGGTCAGGCCCAGCTTGTTGGCATTGCGCGCCAGCAGGCCGGCGGCGATCACGTTGCGCGGGTTGCTGGTGTTGGTGCAGCTGGTGATGGCGGCGATGATCACCGCGCCGTCAGGCATCTGCCCCGGGGTTTCGGACCACTGTCCGGCGATGCCCTTGGCCGCCAGGTCGCGGGTGGCGACCCGGGCGTGGGGATTGCTCGGGCCGGCCATGTTGCGCACCACCGAGGACAGGTCGAACTGCAAGCCGCGCTCGTAGTGGGCGTTCTTCAGGCTGTCGGCCCACAGGCCGGTGTGCTTGGCGTAGTTCTCCACCAGCCGCACTTGCTCGTCTTCACGGCCGGTGAGCCTCAAGTAGTCGATGGTCTGCTGGTCGATGTAGAACATCGCCGCCGTGGCGCCGTATTCCGGGGCCATGTTGGAGATGGTCGCGCGGTCGCCCAGGGTCAGCGCCGCCGCACCTTCGCCGAAGAACTCCAGCCAGGCACCCACCACCTTCTGCTTGCGCAGGAACTCGGTCAGCGCCAGCACCATGTCGGTGGCGGTGATGCCCGGTTGCAGCTTGCCGGTGAGTTCGACGCCGACGATTTCCGGCAGGCGCATCCACGAGGCGCGACCGAGCATCACGCTCTCGGCTTCCAGGCCACCAACACCAATGGCGATGACCCCCAGCGCATCCACGTGCGGAGTGTGGCTGTCGGTGCCGACGCAGGTATCAGGGAAGGCCACACCGTCGCGCACCTGAATCACCGGGGACATTTTCTCCAGGTTGATCTGGTGCATGATGCCGTTGCCCGGCGGGATCACATCGACGTTCTTGAAGGCCTTCTTGGTCCAGTTGATGAAGTGGAACCGGTCCTCGTTGCGCCG
Coding sequences:
- the acnD gene encoding Fe/S-dependent 2-methylisocitrate dehydratase AcnD — encoded protein: MNTEFRKPLPGTRLDYYDVREAVDALKPGAYDSLPYTSRVLAENLVRRCDPATLDASLNQLIERRDDLDFPWYPARVVCHDILGQTALVDLAGLRDAIADQGGDPALVNPVVPTQLIVDHSLAVECGGFDPDAFDKNRAIEDRRNEDRFHFINWTKKAFKNVDVIPPGNGIMHQINLEKMSPVIQVRDGVAFPDTCVGTDSHTPHVDALGVIAIGVGGLEAESVMLGRASWMRLPEIVGVELTGKLQPGITATDMVLALTEFLRKQKVVGAWLEFFGEGAAALTLGDRATISNMAPEYGATAAMFYIDQQTIDYLRLTGREDEQVRLVENYAKHTGLWADSLKNAHYERGLQFDLSSVVRNMAGPSNPHARVATRDLAAKGIAGQWSETPGQMPDGAVIIAAITSCTNTSNPRNVIAAGLLARNANKLGLTRKPWVKSSLAPGSKTVAMYLEEAGLGHELEQLGFGVVAFACTTCNGMSGALDPVIQKEIIDRDLYATAVLSGNRNFDGRIHPYAKQAFLASPPLVVAYAIAGTIRFDIEKDVLGLDANGSEIRLKDIWPSDEEIDAVVKAAVKPEQFRKVYIPMFAIHEDTGPKVEPLYEWRPQSTYIRRPPYWEGALAGERSLTGMRPLAVLPDNITTDHLSPSNAIMAGSAAGEYLAKMGLPEEDFNSYATHRGDHLTAQRATFANPKLFNEMVQEDGKVKQGSLARIEPEGKVTRMWEAIETYMERKQPLIIVAGADYGQGSSRDWAAKGVRLAGVEAIVAEGFERIHRTNLVGMGVLPLEFLAGTDRKTLGLDGTETYDVIGARTPRAQLTLVINRRNGERLEVPVTCRLDTAEEVLIYEAGGVLQRFAQDFLESAVAV